Part of the Gordonia crocea genome is shown below.
CCTTGTAGAGGCGGCCGTCCGGTGAGCGGGTGCCCTCGGGGTACATGCCCATCAGATCGCCCTTGGCCAACTGCCGGCGGGCCGCCTCCAGCGCCCCGGCGGCCGCGTTGGCGCCGGCGCGGTCGATCGGGATCTGTCCGGTCGAGCTGAAGAACCAGCGCTGGAAGGCGCCCTTGAATCCGGTGCCGGTGAAGTACTCCGACTTGGCGAGGAAATACATGCGCCGCGGAACCATCAGCGGCAGGTAAAAGCTGTCGACGACGGCCAGGTGATTACTGGCCAGGATCGCCGGCCCCGACTCCGGGAGGTTCTCCAGCCCAATGACTTTGGGACGGCCGATCAGCCGCAGGATAGGACCCATCAGGATGTATTTGAAAGTCCA
Proteins encoded:
- a CDS encoding lysophospholipid acyltransferase family protein; protein product: MWFWTFKYILMGPILRLIGRPKVIGLENLPESGPAILASNHLAVVDSFYLPLMVPRRMYFLAKSEYFTGTGFKGAFQRWFFSSTGQIPIDRAGANAAAGALEAARRQLAKGDLMGMYPEGTRSPDGRLYKGKTGLARIALETGVPVIPVAMVGTDDLNPPGTVIPRLARIEVRIGKPLDFSRFEGMGGNRFIERAVTDEIMYELMQLSGQKYVDLYAADLKNTGATPEEILESGNRDKPAA